CCCATTTTCAGAGTCATGGTGCTGCTGGGGCAGCTGCCGCAGGCACCTTGCAGTCGCACCTTGACCACGGGTCCATCGATCTCCACCACTTCCACGTTGCCTCCGTCGGCCATCAGGAATGGGCGCAGCTCATCCAGCACCTTTTCCACGTTTTCAGTGGTGAGCGGCAACGTTTCGGTGCT
Above is a window of Synechococcus sp. BIOS-U3-1 DNA encoding:
- a CDS encoding NifU family protein produces the protein MSTETLPLTTENVEKVLDELRPFLMADGGNVEVVEIDGPVVKVRLQGACGSCPSSTMTLKMGIERKMRESIPEVSEVVQVL